One segment of Curtobacterium poinsettiae DNA contains the following:
- a CDS encoding PadR family transcriptional regulator has translation MSVRMGVLALLVGGPGYGYQLRGEFEHRTGGSWPLNIGQVYTTLDRLERDGLVARGDADDDGHVVYTATDAGRAEVARWFSEPVPAKRGRDELAIKFALAVTVPGVDVARLVQVQRGAAIRNLQDLTRLKRTTDPSTDLAWSLVLESMVFQAEAEVRWLDHVESSVARYRPDEHPAAPAGADTAAAAASAAARSAR, from the coding sequence ATGAGCGTTCGGATGGGCGTACTCGCGCTGCTGGTGGGGGGACCCGGCTACGGGTACCAGCTCCGGGGGGAGTTCGAGCACCGCACGGGCGGGAGCTGGCCGCTGAACATCGGCCAGGTCTACACGACCCTGGACCGCCTGGAACGCGACGGCCTCGTGGCCCGCGGCGACGCCGACGACGACGGACACGTCGTCTACACGGCGACCGACGCGGGTCGCGCGGAGGTGGCGCGCTGGTTCAGCGAACCCGTGCCGGCCAAGCGCGGCCGCGACGAGCTGGCGATCAAGTTCGCCCTGGCCGTGACCGTGCCCGGGGTCGACGTCGCCCGGCTGGTGCAGGTGCAGCGCGGTGCCGCGATCCGGAACCTGCAGGACCTGACACGACTGAAGCGCACGACCGACCCGTCGACGGACCTGGCGTGGTCGCTCGTGCTCGAGTCGATGGTGTTCCAGGCCGAGGCCGAGGTGCGCTGGCTCGACCACGTGGAGTCGAGTGTCGCGCGGTACCGGCCGGACGAGCACCCTGCGGCGCCTGCCGGTGCCGACACGGCCGCTGCCGCTGCCTCTGCCGCTGCCCGGAGCGCACGGTGA
- a CDS encoding ABC transporter ATP-binding protein, with translation MTAAPLLQLDAVSVHYGSGAKAVTALAGIDLRVERGEMVAVMGTSGSGKSTLLACAGTLLPPTSGEVLIDGAFVSDRPARELAALRRRLIGFVFQDFNLIPSLTAVENVALPLELDGWKASQARRAAELALDNVELSHRADAYPDDLSGGQQQRVAIARGVVGERRLVLADEPTGALDSQTGEVVLRMLRRHVDAGAGALLVTHDARHAAWADRIVFLRDGRVVDETVYSGVEAALTDRTAS, from the coding sequence GTGACCGCCGCCCCGCTCCTGCAGCTCGACGCCGTGAGCGTGCACTACGGCTCCGGTGCGAAGGCCGTCACGGCCCTGGCCGGCATCGACCTGCGGGTCGAGCGTGGCGAGATGGTGGCCGTGATGGGCACCTCCGGCTCGGGCAAGTCGACGCTGCTCGCCTGCGCCGGCACCCTGCTGCCGCCGACGAGCGGTGAGGTGCTGATCGACGGCGCCTTCGTGTCCGACCGTCCCGCCAGGGAGCTCGCAGCGCTGCGCCGCCGACTCATCGGGTTCGTGTTCCAGGACTTCAACCTGATCCCCTCGCTGACCGCGGTCGAGAACGTGGCACTGCCACTCGAGCTCGACGGGTGGAAGGCCTCGCAGGCCCGCCGTGCCGCGGAGCTCGCGCTCGACAACGTCGAGCTCTCGCACCGCGCCGACGCCTACCCCGACGACCTGTCGGGCGGGCAGCAGCAGCGCGTCGCGATCGCCCGTGGGGTGGTCGGCGAGCGCCGGCTCGTGCTCGCTGACGAACCGACCGGTGCCCTCGACTCGCAGACCGGCGAGGTCGTGCTCCGCATGCTCCGTCGGCACGTCGACGCCGGGGCCGGTGCGCTCCTGGTGACCCACGACGCCCGGCACGCGGCCTGGGCGGACCGGATCGTGTTCCTGCGCGACGGTCGGGTGGTGGACGAGACCGTGTACTCGGGCGTCGAGGCGGCGCTGACGGACCGGACCGCCTCGTGA
- a CDS encoding ABC transporter permease: MSRGRRAGTDRTPFALRPALRLGRRLAFAKAGRAALIIALIGIPTAGFAAVAVVVQSTQATVTERLDYDLGQASAQMRVSGPDLPGMVQDPVQWEFTDSERNSPVTESDEDSPFTNILAHVPDGALSIPVGSTPVVLQGENGPVGLTAVEGSVWDPSLEGHWHLLDGSAPTTRSGLMVTPATLARLGARIGDTVDLTDPVTKRFTITGTMTDLGTDPGSQGVFLPWGTTLATTDTTDDVGLTDVTVYLPSDAPTWSEIRQLNAHGIVVQSRPVVLDPPDARLPGGTASSTLGWYLGAMALLGVFAMFEVALLAGAAFLVGTRADTRSYAIVTSVGGDKRFVRTIVAGSGLVLGLVGAVLGVAAGTGIGVLAFRLIDNGNVASFPGLHVPPLLLLSIAAAGVLAGLVSALVAARSATRINVLAALRGSLRPVPVSRPARRRRRVWGPLLVVLGAVMTLACGVGVLMLNDRPVQQDRWAWVVGAGVAIGPCLMQLGIAVCSPWLLALVTRLTARAGLSARLAARDARRNPVRTVPVLASVMSVVFVASVVITWSASSHAQYVRGYEYTTAVGVATAEVLTETKEGGSTGRHDAELAAHAAKVVSGVFDQDRIRVLGVAQEQPGDTPSTITIPHRWSAYDCPANDTTSCSYYLDTASASTPHIWTGTEDDYAVLTGHRPSAAVRSALEDGRAVSLWPEYAHDGAVRIDTFHDRTWDSEPITERSRPTASVSIPAVLDVQTPRIQVGVFMTKATAERYGVPVVDGMLVTTLPHDIQPAQWDELSSAWQSFGGDDRARWSGPTFTYEAGPVDNGAIIRAIVLALAAAVTIGATAVAIGLARSDGRRDDEVLDAVGAAPRLRRGVSTWQAAILATVGSVIGTLLGLLPIRALTLRFTESPVGVNHMPFVPDWPVLALLAIGLPLVVTAGAWLTSRGRRRPAVRRAR, translated from the coding sequence GTGAGCCGGGGTCGGCGTGCCGGGACCGACCGGACGCCGTTCGCCCTGAGACCGGCGCTCCGTCTGGGGCGTCGACTGGCGTTCGCCAAGGCGGGCCGCGCGGCCCTGATCATCGCGCTCATCGGGATCCCGACCGCCGGGTTCGCCGCCGTCGCCGTCGTGGTGCAGTCGACGCAGGCCACGGTCACCGAGCGGCTGGACTACGACCTCGGCCAGGCATCGGCGCAGATGCGCGTGTCCGGCCCGGACCTGCCCGGCATGGTGCAGGACCCGGTGCAGTGGGAGTTCACGGACTCGGAGCGGAACAGCCCCGTCACGGAGTCGGACGAGGACTCGCCGTTCACGAACATCCTGGCCCACGTACCCGACGGCGCACTCTCGATCCCGGTGGGCAGCACGCCCGTCGTGCTCCAGGGGGAGAACGGCCCGGTCGGACTGACCGCTGTGGAGGGCAGTGTCTGGGACCCGTCGCTCGAGGGCCACTGGCACCTGCTCGACGGTTCCGCGCCGACCACGCGCAGTGGGCTCATGGTCACGCCGGCCACGCTCGCACGCCTGGGGGCGCGGATCGGCGACACGGTGGACCTGACCGACCCGGTCACCAAGCGCTTCACGATCACCGGCACGATGACGGACCTGGGGACGGACCCGGGGTCGCAGGGGGTGTTCCTGCCGTGGGGCACGACGCTCGCGACGACCGACACCACCGACGACGTCGGGCTCACCGACGTCACCGTGTACCTGCCGTCGGACGCCCCGACGTGGTCGGAGATCCGGCAGCTCAACGCGCACGGCATCGTCGTGCAGTCGCGTCCGGTCGTGCTCGACCCGCCGGACGCGCGGCTCCCCGGTGGCACCGCGAGTTCGACGCTCGGCTGGTACCTCGGCGCGATGGCACTGCTCGGTGTCTTCGCGATGTTCGAGGTCGCCCTGCTCGCCGGGGCCGCGTTCCTGGTCGGCACCCGGGCGGACACCCGCTCGTACGCCATCGTCACGAGCGTCGGTGGCGACAAGCGGTTCGTCCGCACGATCGTCGCCGGGTCGGGCCTGGTGCTCGGGCTCGTCGGCGCGGTCCTCGGGGTCGCGGCCGGCACCGGGATCGGCGTGCTCGCGTTCCGGCTGATCGACAACGGCAACGTGGCGTCGTTCCCCGGGTTGCACGTGCCGCCGCTCCTGCTGCTGTCCATCGCCGCCGCCGGGGTGCTCGCCGGACTCGTCTCCGCGCTCGTCGCCGCACGGTCGGCGACCCGCATCAACGTGCTCGCGGCGCTCCGGGGCTCGCTCCGTCCGGTGCCCGTCAGCCGGCCGGCCCGCCGTCGTCGGCGTGTCTGGGGGCCGCTGCTCGTGGTCCTCGGCGCCGTGATGACGCTGGCGTGCGGCGTCGGGGTGCTCATGCTCAACGACCGCCCGGTGCAGCAGGACCGGTGGGCCTGGGTCGTCGGTGCCGGCGTCGCGATCGGGCCGTGCCTGATGCAGCTCGGCATCGCCGTCTGCTCGCCGTGGCTGCTCGCCCTGGTCACCCGGCTCACCGCCCGCGCGGGGCTGTCCGCACGACTCGCCGCCCGCGACGCCCGCCGCAACCCGGTCCGCACGGTGCCGGTGCTCGCGAGCGTGATGAGCGTCGTGTTCGTGGCATCGGTCGTGATCACGTGGAGTGCGTCGAGCCACGCCCAGTACGTCCGCGGGTACGAGTACACGACGGCGGTGGGGGTGGCGACCGCCGAGGTGCTGACCGAGACGAAGGAGGGTGGGAGCACCGGCCGCCACGACGCGGAACTGGCGGCCCACGCCGCGAAGGTGGTGTCCGGGGTCTTCGACCAGGACCGCATCCGGGTGCTCGGTGTCGCGCAGGAGCAGCCGGGCGACACCCCATCGACCATCACGATCCCGCACCGCTGGAGCGCGTACGACTGCCCCGCGAACGACACGACGAGCTGCTCGTACTACCTGGACACCGCGAGCGCGTCGACGCCGCACATCTGGACGGGCACCGAGGACGACTACGCCGTGCTCACCGGACACCGCCCGTCAGCCGCCGTCCGGAGCGCGCTCGAGGACGGTCGGGCGGTGTCGCTCTGGCCCGAGTACGCCCACGACGGTGCGGTCCGGATCGACACCTTCCACGACCGGACCTGGGACAGCGAGCCCATCACCGAGCGGAGCCGCCCGACGGCCAGCGTCTCGATCCCCGCGGTGCTCGACGTGCAGACCCCGCGGATCCAGGTCGGCGTCTTCATGACGAAGGCGACCGCCGAACGGTACGGCGTCCCCGTGGTCGACGGCATGCTCGTCACGACGCTGCCCCACGACATCCAGCCGGCCCAGTGGGACGAGCTGAGCTCGGCGTGGCAGAGCTTCGGCGGGGACGACCGTGCGCGGTGGAGCGGCCCGACGTTCACCTACGAAGCCGGTCCGGTCGACAACGGGGCGATCATCCGGGCGATCGTGCTCGCACTGGCGGCCGCCGTCACCATCGGTGCGACGGCGGTCGCGATCGGGCTCGCCCGGTCCGACGGCCGGCGGGACGACGAGGTGCTCGACGCCGTCGGCGCCGCACCACGCCTGCGCCGAGGGGTGTCGACCTGGCAGGCGGCGATCCTGGCCACGGTCGGCTCGGTGATCGGGACGCTCCTCGGACTCCTGCCGATCCGCGCCCTGACCCTGCGGTTCACCGAGAGTCCGGTCGGGGTGAACCACATGCCGTTCGTGCCGGACTGGCCAGTGCTGGCCCTGCTCGCGATCGGCCTGCCCCTCGTGGTGACGGCCGGGGCGTGGCTGACGTCACGGGGTCGGCGACGCCCGGCCGTGCGACGGGCACGCTGA
- a CDS encoding SDR family NAD(P)-dependent oxidoreductase, translated as MTTIAIVGAGKGLGLAVAERFAREGFAVALISRNQDRLDGLAAELRERGHTAAGFAANVRDGDSLRTALERATEQLGPIEVLQYSPLPAKEYMRPVLETTADDLVGPIEFSVYGSVNAVRQVLPGMRAIGHGTILFVNGGSAVRPGARVTGTSVAFAAESAYAQLLHDAVRDEDVHVGQLIIPFGIDDGQPEHSGESIADRLWAIHTERGDFRTYAEALPELA; from the coding sequence ATGACCACCATCGCCATCGTCGGGGCCGGCAAGGGCCTCGGCCTCGCCGTCGCCGAGCGCTTCGCCCGTGAGGGCTTCGCCGTCGCCCTGATCTCCCGCAACCAGGACCGCCTGGACGGCCTCGCCGCGGAACTGCGTGAGCGCGGCCACACCGCAGCCGGGTTCGCCGCGAACGTCCGTGACGGGGACTCCCTGCGCACCGCACTCGAGCGCGCCACCGAGCAGCTCGGCCCCATCGAGGTGCTGCAGTACAGCCCGCTCCCCGCCAAGGAGTACATGCGCCCGGTGCTCGAGACGACCGCGGACGACCTGGTCGGCCCGATCGAGTTCTCGGTCTACGGCTCGGTCAACGCCGTCCGCCAGGTGCTGCCCGGCATGCGTGCGATCGGCCACGGCACGATCCTGTTCGTCAACGGCGGCAGCGCGGTCCGACCGGGCGCCCGGGTCACCGGCACGTCGGTCGCCTTCGCGGCCGAGAGCGCCTACGCGCAGCTGCTGCACGACGCCGTCCGCGACGAGGACGTCCACGTCGGCCAGCTCATCATCCCCTTCGGCATCGACGACGGGCAGCCCGAGCACTCCGGGGAGTCCATCGCCGACCGCCTGTGGGCGATCCACACGGAGCGCGGCGACTTCCGCACCTACGCGGAGGCGCTGCCCGAGCTCGCGTGA
- a CDS encoding cupin domain-containing protein — MQIEPKQPTVKNPPEQFTGDVYLDAIASPKEPGQTMAVAKVRFLPGARTAWHAHAKGQTLHVTEGVARMGTRDGRVIEVQAGQTVYTPAGEEHWHGATPTDYMEHLAMLEAADDPATTTTWLEHVSDEEYTA; from the coding sequence ATGCAGATCGAACCGAAGCAGCCGACCGTCAAGAACCCGCCCGAGCAGTTCACCGGCGACGTGTACCTCGACGCCATCGCCTCGCCGAAGGAGCCCGGTCAGACGATGGCCGTCGCCAAGGTCCGGTTCCTGCCCGGCGCCCGCACCGCGTGGCACGCACACGCCAAGGGTCAGACCCTGCACGTCACCGAGGGCGTCGCGCGGATGGGCACCCGGGACGGCCGCGTCATCGAGGTGCAGGCTGGACAGACCGTCTACACGCCGGCCGGTGAGGAACACTGGCACGGCGCGACCCCCACCGACTACATGGAACACCTCGCGATGCTCGAGGCCGCCGACGACCCGGCGACGACCACCACCTGGCTCGAGCACGTGAGCGACGAGGAGTACACCGCATGA
- a CDS encoding PQQ-dependent sugar dehydrogenase has protein sequence MDTPVGTPRSRRLWSVAGLAAVAALALTACTSGDGTEQDGSDRGGGSPSARATAPADLSAGQVALDGDTTDVVTGLEAPWSVVLTGDDGDALVSERDSARVLELRSDGTTRRVGTVEGVSHGGEGGLLGLALHDDDLFVYSTAGDGNRIQRYELTGSAGSWGLGEATTIIDGLPKNTFHDGGRIAFGPDDMLYASVGDAGASTDAQDEDSLAGKILRLTPDGDVPADNPIDGSPVWSLGHRNVQGMGWSSDGTMFASEFGEDTNDELNVIEPGSNYGWPEVEGTGGEDQGFVDPVQQWSTDEASPSGLAVVDDTVFVANLRGEVLRAVPADDPGTATEYFAGDFGRIRTVLEGPSDTLWFVTNNTDGRGTPSSGDDRIVSVPFTRT, from the coding sequence GTGGACACACCCGTCGGAACGCCCCGCAGCCGCCGCCTCTGGTCGGTGGCAGGCCTCGCCGCCGTCGCCGCACTGGCCCTCACCGCCTGCACGAGCGGTGACGGAACCGAGCAGGACGGATCCGACCGGGGCGGCGGTTCGCCGTCCGCGCGTGCGACCGCGCCAGCCGACCTGTCGGCCGGTCAGGTGGCACTCGACGGCGACACCACCGACGTGGTCACCGGCCTGGAGGCCCCCTGGTCGGTGGTCCTGACGGGTGACGACGGCGACGCGCTGGTCAGCGAGCGCGACTCGGCCCGGGTGCTCGAGCTGCGGTCCGACGGCACCACCCGTCGGGTCGGCACCGTCGAGGGGGTCAGCCACGGCGGCGAGGGCGGCCTGCTCGGGCTCGCGCTGCACGACGACGACCTGTTCGTCTACTCCACGGCCGGCGACGGCAACCGGATCCAGCGGTACGAGCTGACGGGGAGCGCCGGATCATGGGGACTCGGCGAGGCGACGACGATCATCGACGGTCTGCCGAAGAACACGTTCCACGACGGCGGCCGGATCGCGTTCGGACCCGACGACATGCTCTACGCGAGCGTCGGGGACGCCGGCGCGAGCACGGACGCACAGGACGAGGACTCGCTCGCGGGCAAGATCCTGCGGCTCACCCCGGACGGCGACGTCCCCGCCGACAACCCGATCGACGGCTCGCCGGTGTGGAGCCTCGGGCACCGCAACGTGCAGGGCATGGGGTGGTCGTCGGACGGCACGATGTTCGCGTCCGAGTTCGGCGAGGACACGAACGACGAGCTCAACGTGATCGAGCCCGGGTCGAACTACGGCTGGCCCGAGGTCGAGGGCACCGGCGGCGAGGACCAGGGGTTCGTCGACCCGGTGCAACAGTGGTCCACCGACGAGGCGTCCCCGAGCGGCCTCGCCGTCGTCGACGACACGGTGTTCGTCGCGAACCTGCGGGGCGAGGTGCTCCGGGCGGTCCCCGCGGACGACCCCGGCACGGCGACCGAGTACTTCGCCGGTGACTTCGGTCGCATCCGCACGGTGCTCGAGGGCCCGTCGGACACGCTCTGGTTCGTCACGAACAACACCGACGGCCGCGGGACGCCGTCGAGCGGGGACGACCGGATCGTCTCCGTCCCGTTCACGCGCACGTGA
- a CDS encoding helix-turn-helix transcriptional regulator: MNHRDEARDFLSSRRARITPEQAGVETFGTRRRVSGLRREEVARLAGVSIDYYTRLERGNLQGVSDSVLDAIGRALQLDPAEQEHLRDLSQHQNETPRRAGRVVPVAAVRPELQYLLDVVTDAPAMIINNRQDIVAANALGFAMHSDLVAAPARPMNFSRFIFLDPQARNFYQDWQRAAHTNVAILRREAGRTPNDKDLAALIGELSMRSDDFRELWAAHDVRRHYAGVKSFRHSVVGPLELHFQTLELAEDPGLALTIYPATPGSPTADALRVLASWAATEGIAERARQLA; this comes from the coding sequence ATGAACCACCGCGACGAAGCGCGCGACTTCCTCTCCAGCCGTCGCGCACGCATCACCCCCGAGCAGGCCGGTGTCGAGACCTTCGGCACGCGCCGCCGCGTCAGCGGGCTGCGTCGCGAAGAGGTCGCACGCCTGGCCGGCGTCAGCATCGATTACTACACGCGGCTCGAGCGCGGCAACCTGCAGGGGGTGTCGGACAGCGTGCTCGACGCCATCGGCCGGGCCCTGCAGCTCGACCCCGCCGAGCAGGAGCACCTGCGCGACCTGTCGCAGCACCAGAACGAGACCCCGCGTCGCGCCGGTCGTGTCGTGCCCGTCGCTGCCGTCCGGCCCGAGCTGCAGTACCTGCTCGACGTCGTCACGGACGCCCCGGCGATGATCATCAACAACCGGCAGGACATCGTCGCCGCGAACGCGCTCGGCTTCGCGATGCACTCGGACCTGGTCGCGGCACCCGCGCGGCCGATGAACTTCTCGCGCTTCATCTTCCTCGACCCGCAGGCACGGAACTTCTACCAGGACTGGCAGCGGGCCGCGCACACGAACGTCGCGATCCTGCGCCGCGAAGCGGGCCGGACGCCGAACGACAAGGACCTCGCCGCGCTGATCGGCGAGCTGTCGATGCGGAGCGACGACTTCCGCGAGCTCTGGGCAGCGCACGACGTCCGACGCCACTACGCCGGCGTGAAGTCGTTCCGGCACAGCGTCGTGGGGCCGCTCGAACTGCACTTCCAGACGCTCGAACTCGCCGAGGACCCGGGGCTCGCCCTCACCATCTACCCGGCGACGCCGGGCAGTCCGACGGCCGACGCCCTGCGGGTGCTGGCCTCGTGGGCGGCGACCGAGGGCATCGCGGAGCGGGCGCGCCAGCTCGCCTGA
- a CDS encoding carboxymuconolactone decarboxylase family protein → MTFADTDPEFTRYHADFVDETLRNASLSEHDRAVVQLGATIAAGAPTAFRDLLEAALDGPLSPTEAKEVVYQAVAYVGSARVGDFLAIANAVLVARGVTLPLPGQSTTTPADRLERGRAVQGSVVGADRVDAMYENAPADAVHFQRFLSGNCFGDTVGRDGLSLPTRELLTFALLAALGGADAQVQGHVAGNLNVGNTRQQMLDVLTVLVPLIGYPRTLNALATVDEGAPAA, encoded by the coding sequence ATGACGTTCGCCGACACCGACCCCGAGTTCACCCGGTACCACGCCGACTTCGTGGACGAGACCCTGCGGAACGCATCACTCAGCGAGCACGACCGCGCGGTCGTCCAGCTCGGTGCGACGATCGCGGCCGGGGCACCGACGGCGTTCCGTGACCTGCTGGAAGCGGCCCTCGACGGCCCGCTGTCACCCACCGAGGCGAAGGAGGTCGTGTACCAGGCGGTGGCCTACGTCGGGTCCGCACGCGTCGGCGACTTCCTCGCGATCGCCAACGCCGTGCTGGTCGCCCGCGGGGTCACCCTGCCGTTGCCCGGGCAGTCGACCACGACCCCGGCGGACCGACTCGAGCGCGGCCGAGCGGTGCAGGGCTCCGTCGTCGGTGCGGACCGCGTCGACGCGATGTACGAGAACGCCCCGGCGGACGCCGTGCACTTCCAGCGGTTCCTGTCCGGCAACTGCTTCGGGGACACCGTCGGCCGTGACGGGCTGTCGCTGCCCACCCGTGAACTCCTGACCTTCGCGCTGCTCGCGGCGCTCGGCGGTGCAGACGCCCAGGTGCAGGGGCACGTGGCGGGCAACCTGAACGTCGGGAACACCCGCCAGCAGATGCTGGACGTCCTGACCGTGCTCGTCCCGCTCATCGGCTACCCGCGCACGTTGAACGCCCTGGCCACCGTGGACGAGGGAGCACCCGCAGCATGA
- a CDS encoding MFS transporter produces the protein MTTDHSMSTGRTLLFAVAGGAAVGNLYWSQPLLDDIASSLGTSASLAGLLVTLTQVGYAVGILLVVPLGDVLDRRRLIPWVLVASAVALLLAAIAPTFATLLVALALVGITTVAGQLLIPLAGDLADPAQRGRVIGTIASGVLTGILVSRTISGLVADAFGWRAIYALAAVVAVVLAVLLRRAVPELEARGGVAYPQLIRSVFRAVRTHRTVQVTLVISSSVFAVFTMFWTALTFLLSSDPYDFSTSSIGLVGLVGLAGAVAAQRVGRLHDRGLSVPVTGGAIVLLLVSLVVAGIGARSIVVVLLAVLLLDVAVQAANVLNQTRLFSVDPAARSRLNTAFVTSNFIGGAIGSALASVLWNAGGWTAVTIGAAVLAGFAATVWVVHRNRGLVVEPERA, from the coding sequence ATGACCACGGACCACTCGATGTCGACCGGCCGGACCCTGCTGTTCGCCGTCGCCGGGGGAGCAGCGGTCGGCAACCTGTACTGGTCACAACCGCTGCTCGACGACATCGCATCGTCGCTCGGCACCTCGGCGTCGCTCGCCGGGCTGCTCGTCACCCTGACCCAGGTCGGCTACGCCGTCGGCATCCTGCTCGTCGTGCCGCTCGGGGACGTCCTCGACCGCCGGCGCCTGATCCCCTGGGTGCTCGTCGCCTCCGCCGTCGCGCTGCTGCTCGCCGCGATCGCACCGACCTTCGCGACGCTCCTGGTCGCCCTGGCGCTGGTCGGGATCACCACGGTCGCCGGGCAGCTCCTCATCCCGCTGGCCGGGGACCTCGCCGACCCCGCGCAGCGCGGACGCGTGATCGGCACGATCGCGTCCGGGGTGCTCACCGGCATCCTGGTATCGCGGACGATCAGCGGTCTGGTCGCGGACGCGTTCGGGTGGCGCGCGATCTACGCGCTCGCCGCCGTCGTCGCGGTCGTCCTCGCCGTGCTGCTGCGGCGGGCCGTCCCGGAGCTCGAGGCCCGCGGCGGGGTGGCGTACCCACAGCTCATCCGCTCGGTGTTCCGTGCCGTCCGGACGCACCGGACCGTCCAGGTCACGCTGGTGATCAGCTCGTCGGTGTTCGCCGTGTTCACGATGTTCTGGACCGCACTGACGTTCCTGCTGAGCAGCGACCCCTACGACTTCTCCACCAGCAGCATCGGGCTGGTCGGCCTGGTGGGGCTCGCGGGCGCGGTCGCGGCGCAGCGCGTCGGGCGGCTGCACGACCGCGGGCTGTCGGTCCCGGTCACCGGGGGAGCGATCGTGCTCCTGCTCGTCTCCCTGGTCGTCGCCGGGATCGGTGCGCGCTCGATCGTCGTGGTGCTGCTCGCCGTGCTGCTGCTCGACGTCGCCGTGCAGGCCGCGAACGTGCTCAACCAGACCCGGCTCTTCTCGGTCGACCCTGCCGCGCGGAGCCGGCTCAACACCGCCTTCGTCACCTCGAACTTCATCGGTGGGGCGATCGGCTCCGCGCTGGCGTCGGTCCTGTGGAACGCCGGGGGCTGGACGGCGGTCACGATCGGCGCCGCGGTGCTGGCCGGGTTCGCCGCGACGGTCTGGGTCGTGCACCGGAACCGAGGGCTCGTGGTCGAGCCGGAGCGGGCCTGA
- a CDS encoding NAD-dependent epimerase/dehydratase family protein: protein MHIVVIGATGHIGSFLVPRLVRSGHRVVAVTRGTSSPYADAPEWQQVERITADREQEDRDGTFGSRIAALGADAVVDLVCFTESSAAALVDALRGTGTHLVHCGSIWRAGVSHVLPITEQNATAPFGDYGVQKDAIARMLKEETASGGLVTTSLHPGHISGPGWTPIGPLGNLDTSVLTKLSAGEPLEVPGLGAETMAHVHADDVAQAFQLAVEHREAAAGEDFFVTAPTALTARGYAHLAASWFGQEARLDPVTWDRFRETTAPEHADASWEHLSRSQVFSTEKASRLLGYAPAFTAEETVLDAVRWLVDHGDLEVANALLR, encoded by the coding sequence ATGCACATCGTCGTCATCGGAGCCACCGGCCACATCGGCTCGTTCCTCGTCCCCCGTCTCGTCCGCTCGGGTCACCGGGTCGTCGCCGTCACGCGCGGCACGAGCAGCCCGTACGCCGACGCCCCGGAGTGGCAGCAGGTCGAGCGGATCACCGCCGACCGCGAGCAGGAGGACCGCGACGGCACCTTCGGCAGCCGCATCGCCGCGCTCGGTGCCGACGCCGTTGTCGACCTGGTCTGCTTCACCGAGTCCTCCGCCGCGGCGCTGGTCGACGCGCTCCGCGGCACCGGCACGCACCTGGTGCACTGCGGCTCGATCTGGCGGGCCGGCGTCTCGCACGTGCTGCCGATCACCGAGCAGAACGCGACCGCGCCGTTCGGTGACTACGGCGTCCAGAAGGACGCCATCGCCCGGATGCTCAAGGAAGAAACCGCGTCAGGAGGTTTGGTCACGACGTCGCTGCACCCCGGTCACATCAGCGGTCCGGGCTGGACGCCGATCGGTCCGCTCGGCAACCTCGACACCTCGGTGCTGACGAAGCTGTCCGCCGGCGAACCGCTCGAGGTCCCCGGTCTCGGCGCCGAGACGATGGCCCACGTGCACGCCGACGACGTCGCGCAGGCGTTCCAGCTCGCGGTCGAGCACCGCGAAGCGGCAGCGGGCGAGGACTTCTTCGTCACGGCTCCGACAGCGCTCACCGCACGCGGGTACGCCCACCTGGCAGCGTCGTGGTTCGGCCAGGAGGCCCGGCTCGACCCCGTCACGTGGGACCGGTTCCGCGAGACCACGGCTCCAGAGCACGCTGACGCCAGCTGGGAGCACCTGTCCCGCAGCCAGGTCTTCAGCACCGAGAAGGCGAGTCGTCTGCTCGGCTACGCACCGGCGTTCACCGCAGAAGAGACCGTGCTGGACGCCGTGCGCTGGCTCGTCGACCACGGTGACCTCGAGGTCGCGAACGCCCTGCTCCGCTGA
- a CDS encoding DUF4126 family protein, translated as MSKQHEQHTLVRTLVLGIMSGGRSATPLAVLALNHDRSSLKGSWQQWKVFSTPVGRGLLVASAVGELIGDKLPKTPNRIAPSALLGRVASGALAGAALGTTGKRDLRIEGAILGGVGALVGSFVGWGARKALGGAGLPDPVVALAEDAATIAGSVQVITAD; from the coding sequence ATGAGCAAGCAGCACGAGCAGCACACCCTGGTCCGCACCCTGGTCCTCGGCATCATGAGCGGTGGCCGGAGCGCCACCCCGCTCGCCGTCCTCGCACTGAACCACGACCGGTCCTCGCTGAAGGGTTCGTGGCAGCAGTGGAAGGTCTTCAGCACCCCGGTCGGGCGCGGGCTGCTCGTGGCGTCCGCCGTCGGTGAGCTCATCGGCGACAAGCTGCCGAAGACCCCGAACCGCATCGCCCCCTCCGCGCTGCTCGGACGTGTCGCGTCCGGTGCCCTCGCCGGTGCCGCCCTCGGCACCACCGGCAAGCGCGACCTGCGCATCGAGGGAGCGATCCTCGGTGGCGTCGGTGCCCTCGTCGGCAGCTTCGTCGGCTGGGGTGCGCGCAAGGCCCTCGGGGGCGCGGGCCTGCCCGACCCGGTCGTCGCGCTCGCCGAGGACGCCGCGACCATCGCCGGCTCCGTGCAGGTCATCACCGCCGACTGA